Genomic window (Gadus chalcogrammus isolate NIFS_2021 chromosome 3, NIFS_Gcha_1.0, whole genome shotgun sequence):
CGGCGTTCACGCCGCTCTTGtaggttgctatagaaacaagTAACTAGATAGCCTACCTCGCTTTCCCACGTTTCCCACTTACTTCAGCTTTGGGCGTTTCTGTAACGGTTTTTAACGGTGTGTAACAATTCGTGTGACAAAGCCCACCCATATACAGGGAAGATATGATATGGTCAATTTTActgttatttaaaataaaataaaaaatcaataaaCCCTTCACGTTTAAAGACAAATTAAATAGGCCGTTatgaagttttttttttgtcaaattatgaattaataaaataacatttgaatATAGAATATATTAGGCCCTCGCCTAGAGGGCCCTGAAGGTTCCCATCTGCCCAAATGCGCATTAAGTGCATGCATTTCCTGCCCAATGCACGTGATGCGGCCCCTGAAATATGACTGGTTTGGAGTCAGAACTAATTTGTATGCAGAACTAGCATATCTtttgcatgtaggcctatttggtatttaagatttagatttaggATTTAGGATTAGTTTTTCTTTAAATGTAGGAATTAGATTTAGATACGATTTCACATTTAGATTAAGGAATTACATTTTGAAGtttaagatttagatttaggATGTAGATTACGATTTGGAATTTGGATATGCATTTAACATTTGGATTTGGCATTTAGATTTAAGGTGCAGATTTAGATGTAAAGATTGTCATTTATAAAGGCTATGAGATTTAGCTTCATATTTAGCATTTCGAATTAGACATACAATTTTGAATTAGATCTAAAATATAGATTTAGATTCAGGATGTCGATTTTACATACAATTCTAATTTTATAAAtgtgaaaatcggcattttagATGGATGTGCTAAATCTGGGGGAAATGAAGCAAAACTTGAGCTAAATCTGGAACAATTGAATCAGGTTTTTGAGTAGCAAAAGTTTACAAAGGGAACCCCATAGACATGGCAAGTGAAATTTTAGTGCCATGGAATCTTTAAGAAGAGATCGAGACTCTTGTGGACGTTTAATCCAGATCTCCTGCTGCATAAGTGGGTTTATTTAGGCTTAGAGTATGACCAATCtcgtcaattttcaaaatatttGGTAAATTATACAAATGAATACAACCCGCACTGGTCTCCTCTACATATAGCCTGCAACAAATGTATTGTATATTTACAGGAAATGCATCATGTTGACTCTGGATCAGcagtataggcctactgcactATCCTGCCCCCTGAGTATTACGGTAAAAAGCCACTTTTTTTGCATCAGTGCCAATGGTTGCTTAACTTCTTTCTGGTAAATGATACAGAGGAGTGTCACTCTTCAGCAAGGGCAGGGTTCAGACAACAGAGGATGTGTCCAAGTGGGCGAATTGAGGGGAGAATAGAGTAGAACATAATAAAAAACAGGATAACTGAGAGGACCACACACTTCAGAGACAGCAGACCTGTGTTCAGGCGTGACGATGCATCTGGAAATACTTCCTCTGAGTGTGGCCTGTCTGGTCCTCTTCTTGTCTTCTGTTGCTAACGGAGATCCATTGTGAGTATCCATTGATTAGAACAGGATTAGCCTTGATGTGTTTCTgaactgaatatatatatatatatatatatatatatatatatatatatatatatatatatatatattataataataatttacagATGGTACCCATACATAGgcttctatatctatatagatatatttatacaaaAGCCTATGTATGGGTACCATCTGTACATGTCAATAAGTAGATATGCAAGGTATGGAGATCTTCACAAACAAgtcaatgttttattattttaagctCTAGACATTCTGCATGGTTACTGAATGTCGATAATCAATGTTGACGCTGGGGTTATGATgaaaccttttatttattttacttgcaGCTGAATTGTTATCTACTTCTGTTCAGCATTATCAAAGGTCACACAGTGTAAAGTCCATACAATTACCTCATCAACAAttacataataaataatgtgactcctctctctcctctctatgtgatttatttttctattgaaATCATTTTCAGGAAGGTTTTGTCTGCTCCTAACTTGCTGCGTATTGGAGCAACAGAGAACATATTTGTGGAGTGTCACGAATGCTCAGGGGCAGCCATTGATGTTAAAATATATGTGAAGACCTTTCCAGCTGGGGATAGTGATCTGGACTCCACAACTGTGACCCTAAACACAGATAATAAATTTCAAGGTTTTGGTGAAATTAAGGTAGCCTATGGTGGTTACCctgttgattgtatttgttattttcTGTAGTTATTCGGTTGGCTTGAAAATTTGTTTGCATGACCATTTGGTCTTCCGGAATGCAGTGATCATTCATTGTgctaaataattaattattttgtGATTTTAAAGTAGCCTACCTAATAACCATACCTTTTATGTACCTGTACAATGTGCCTGTTGCATGTTGAGTTAGATCCCGGCAGATGAATTTAGAGATGACCCTACGCTGAAGCAGTATGTGTTCCTGAAAGCAAGGTTTACAGATGGAACCATTCTGAAGAAAGTGGTCTTGGTCTCCTTCCAGTCAGGCTACATCTTCATTCAGACCGACAAACCTCTATACACCCCAAACAGTAGAGGTACATTTCATTACTGAAAATAGTCAGCATTAAAATGTCTAATGTTGAAGTTTTAAAATTGGTACTGTTGGGACTTGGACTTGTGATATGTGACACTAAAGACAAGCAAAATTGGTTTGAGTTCTGAATGTATAGTAAAACAATGTTGATCAATCCATCATCTGTTGTGTGACATTTAGCCCTGACCGTAAACACTCAGTTGGGGGTCCATTCCAACCACTTTCTACTTTCAGGGGATTGTAAGGCGATTTCTGTATGTTTTTCATCTTTTAATTGTACAGTGGACATAGTTTTACTTCTATTTCTCTTTCTGCTTCATACCGAATATCGTGGAATCCCTTTGACACACCATGCACTACCTTCACTATGGGCTAGATCAGGATTCTCCAAACTTTATCTTAGGAGGGCCAGATCAATCTGCCTGGCTCTTTGGGAGGGCCAGAATATGTCAGTAACAGTAAAAAGTAACAGTTAATAGCCGGAGTTAATTTTGTTATGGAGATATTCTACAGCCGAGAAACTTCTTCACTTGAGTGCATTAAGCATTTTTaataagtgtatttctacagtggccagtctacatTGTGTAACAGACACTTTTTAAAACATGGCGTTGTCTGGACAGGATGTCTTCCCAGTTGCTGTTCACTGTCAGCCAAAAATGGGCTTGCAGATCAGTTTCCAGAAACATGATTGTTGTAAAAAAGCAATAGCAACTTAATGTCAGGGCCACAGAGTCCGATGAGCCGCGAGCACAAGTCCACCCACGTAGACTCGATTAAGCTCTGTAAGGCACATTTGTATGATTTGAATACCTGCAGCTTGAACATTGAATCTGAAGTAAACATTGACAAGTATTTTCAGTCGTGTTTTTGAAATGGCATTATTGAAGAACAATGTTTTAATTTCAAAGAGGTTGATACGAATATATTCAAAAGACCctgtttttataatatatatattatatatatatataaatatatatatatatatatatatatataatatatttgtgAATTCAAAGGTGTTTACCACAAATAGGAAAATGCCGATATAAGAAAGCCTGGGAAACTACTTATGAATGGCTGAAGCTGGTACAAGGCGattcttacttttattttccatggcCACACTGGGGGGAATACGACATGAGCACATTTGAAAATGTTTCTTTAAGATAGAAAGTCATACAATTTTTAAATACCTCTTATTGATCACGTgtcccacacaaacatactctaTGTCCTGCATTTGGTTGAGGCTCTGGTCATCCTAGGGTTAGGATGAAAATGACGTACCAACATTGTCTTCCTGCATGTGTCTCTTTCAGTTCATTATAGAGTGTTTGGTCTAACATCTGGTATGAAACCATTTGGATTAGCCTATGACGAGGACTCCACGATCAACATTAATATTGTGGTAcagtttaatttaaaaaaaacatacacacgctaGATTAATTTAGGTTTTCTTTATCATATGTGCAaattaatctgtgtgtgtggtacatgtTGTTTTAACAGACTCCTGATGATATTATTTTATCAGAGGACCCTGCCTCACTGACTTCAGGAGTACACTCTGGACTTTACGTTCTTCCTGAAATAGTGAGGTGGGCCAATGCTTTTTTTGCTCATgattatctaaaaaaaaaaaattcaacaaaATAATCGTACTGATTAAAtgggatgtgtgggtgtgttttgttaTATTTGTAGTACCGGGATGTGGAAAGTGGTAGCCACATTCCAGAACAACAAACATCACAACTACTCTGCTGAGTTTGAGGTCAAAGAATATGGTAAGACGTTTACCATTATGAAATATTTCAGGTTAATCTGATTGAATATTTTTAACACTGATCATTTTTTCTCAGTTTTACCTAGCTTTGAGGTTACAATTACCCCTGATAAACCATTCTTCTATGTCGATGATGAGATGTTGACCGTAGACATCAGAGCCACGTGAGTTTAGGTCAACATTTTAGGGGATATTGTAGGATATagaaacatatttataattatctgTTGATAATGAAGTGACTCAAGTGAAATATCTGTGCTTTCAGGTATCTGTTTGGGAAAGAAGTGGAAGGGAGTGCTTATGTGGTCTTTGGGATGATTgataaaaacaaggaaaaacATAGTTTCCCAGGCTCCATTCAGCGAGTGATGGTCAGCATATTTCCCTCTTGAAGTCACAACTCGATCAGGATTTATTACATATTCAATAACAGCATTGATTCAGAAATGGTCTTATCTTGTCAGGTAATAAATGGTATAGCACAAGCCACATTAACTAGAACACAAATCCAAGAAACCTGTCCAGACATTGAGAATGAGGTGAAGAGTTCCATATATGTTGCTGTCACTGTGTTGACGGAATCTGGTGAGTGGATTATGATTGCATCTaaatttaaatcaaaatattGAGTCATCATTTgttctttagtgtgtgtgtgtgtgtgtgtgtgtgtgtgtgtgtgtgtgtgtgtgtgtgtgtgtgtgtgtgtgtgtgtgtgtgtgtgtgtgtgtgtgtgtgtgtgtgtgtgtgtgtgtgtgtgtgtgtgtgtgtgtgtctgtgtgtgtgtgtgtctgtgtgtactttTTGTCCAACCAGGTAGTGAATTAGTGGAAGCAGAGAAACAAGGCATCAATATTGTTGCATCTCCTTATACAATCAATTTGAAGAAGACACCAAAGTATTTCAAACCAACAATGTTCTTTGAAGTTCTGGTAAAGCACTTTCTTTTGTAATGAATAGCAACCATATTGATTGTGGGTTGTGTTTTAGGATTTAAGATGTCTTTCTCAAGTTTATCTCATTATCTAATGATGGCCTAGAagtttattaattaatatacaTTAATATGAATACACCCAATATTAATCCAtccataacacaaacacatccacacagaaaACTCCCCCTCATTCAAAGACAGGAAAATGCAGATCCAGAGAAATACCATGTGCATTCAGAATCCCTTTCTGGACTTGGTTCATGAGAGATTTAATTTGAATGCTGCAGGTGTACCACAGAGGGTCGGAGACAACCCTCTGTGGTACCATATGCAATGGGTCAGTAGGTCTGATGAAAAaacaattttgaatttttttcttACACCGATTAGCCTGTTTCACGTACAGACTTCACATATAGTGCACAGGCTTTGATTACCTTGATTACACAAACATAGACCGCTTCGTACATAAGCCACACTtgcttaaaacaaaaaaaaacttctAAAGACCGCAGTACATGTAGAGTACATCAAATCATGTCCAAAGGCCTTCACGTGTTGCTGAAAGTGTCAAAGACTCACAAAGACACTCTTTTCATTGCAAAGACACTCTTTTCTACATAACGCGTATCGTCCCGTAGTAGAAAAGACAACACACGTCGGAAGATTCGATGGTCTTATTCTGTGTTTATTATACTGAGTGGTATTGATGCTGGGATACACGGCAAGGTTTTGAGCAGTGTTGGAAGTCACAGGGAGGCTGTATGTTAGCGCTGTTGTGAGGGCTTTATTTGGAATCACGACCCCAAATATAGaaaaccccaaaaaaaaaaaatatttgacctTTCGGATGTTGTTGTAGGAGGCCTTTGATGCAGAAATTAAAgagttttttaaaaaaaaaaaagtttatgtACGTTTTATGAGAAATGTTGTAATATTGCAACATTGGGCTTAGTTGGGTGCAGGATTTCTGTATTTGTACTCACGTTGTCTGAACAATTCAGAACAACTAAGGGTTAATTTGCAGGGTTGATTGCTTACTTAGCCCCATAACGGTATatacaattaataataatcacacaTTAGTCATATTTTTATGAAgtcatttattaaaaatataaaaaatattaaacaagATAAAACTCGCGTTTTtcccctctttttttcttttcatgacaCTGGTCATGAAGACTTTCATTGATGGTGAAAGTCCCAAAAACAGTCCCTGTTGTCTGAAAAGCAAAGGCGGACATCACACTTTCTgcattgtgtgttggtgtatccTTTATTGCACTGTCTGCAGCGTCCTCTCCCTGTCTTCCTTGGGAAATGGGCAACTAGGTCCTTGCGTACATCCAATGGGAGGTGTGCACATCTCTTGGATGGCCTCTTCTGAGCATTCAGAGGGCTTCCTGATGTCAATGTCTGTGTTGCTGGGCTCCCTTTGCCTGAAGAGGGCCGTCCTCTCTTTGCAGTTTGAAGTGTTGCGTTTACCAGGATACAGTCCCGCTTGTAGAGCAGCCAGGCATTGACCACAGCGAGGTTGATGGTGTGCCAGAAGATGTACATGTACCAGCGACGGGATTTGATGGGGAACTTATATTTGGCTGTAAATGAGTCCAACAAATCCACACCTCCCATGTACTTGTTGTAGGCACCAACAATGTAAGGCCTCTCAACATCAATGTAGGTTCTGTTGGCTTTGCCCAGCGTTGAATATCCTGCACAGGTTCAGGTCCAGCAAAGGATGCCACAAGTGTGACGGCCCTGCTGTCATACCATTTGACAGCACAGATGTTGTGATTCCCCTCCAATTTTAGGTCAGGCTGATCAAATTAACTACATTTTTAGAGATACAACTTTTAAATCAGTCAAATTTGACCAGAACACAACAAAAGGGTAGAATGTATACTATCCATGTATAAAGAAAATACTCTGTTTCAGGCAGTGGTGTAGTGGAGGGAATACAACCTGTTTGAGCCCACTGCAACAAGCCAGCTTTTTTGACTACCACATTCACCCAGTGTTGTGTAATTGCAACAATTATGTAACAAGCTCTAAATGAAATTTGATGCATCTATTCCACAATAACTACATATGTACATGCTCTAGACATTATAATGAcaaccaaaaaatatataaaagacaTTTTACTAACATGCATTTGATGAATCCAGTCCAATGAAACCAATAGAGGTTGTTCGAAGGAAACCTTGAGAGGTTGTGTGAGTTCATGGCCAGAAGGCGTGACTTATAAACAAATGTACGATCAAATAGCATTGTGAGACTGAACAATAGGACCCAATGACTATGTAAAtgtggtaaaaaaataagttaaaaTATAAAAGATTGTTTTTTAGGATGGTTAAAGGTAACGTTGTAATTTTACAACAAGGGGTGCTACTGTTGCAACAAATGATCAAAACCTAAAGAGATGTTGGTTCATTAAGTTAAACTATCCTTTGTTGTCCATTTTTGGGGGAAATTCTTTCgctgcttttgacccatccgggaGCCGGTGTACGCACACTCACttgcacatacacccacacagaggGGTGACCTtgtcagaggtccacacacatgggggcacaccgGCACACTCGGAGCAGTGGGCAGCCGCAGTGCAGTGCCCGGGCAACATTATGAAaagtttaaatgaaattgcaccGCAGCACTAGCGTTATGGAAGAGCAGGCAAATAAATGCACTATTCTGAATTACGGATCAGCGTCATTTTGTCAACCTGTTTGTGTCAGTGGGGGATTAACAATTAGCGAAGAGTGATCGTGTCTTAAACTTTTTGAAAGGTGAAATCGCAGAGTGGCAAAAACTACACAGAGCGATTTCGGTCATACACCTTTGTATATAGGACACACTCGTATCTAGGCACCACAACAGTAATTTATTGGAAAAGCTCTATATGTGTCTAATTATGGTACTTCATGCTAGAGGTTTTTCTACTATTTAAAGATGCCTCACAACCTAAACAGAGAACCAGGCTTAAGCTAAGATTGTGTATCCTTTTCCGGGGGTGCTGAGTGTGTCTTGTTTGTCTCTTGCTAGGTTTATGTTGAGTACCCGGATGGCTCTCCAGCCGCTGACGTACCAGTACGAGTGGACCCAGGTGACATTGAAGTCACAACGACCAAAAATGGCTTGGCCAGGGTCCTTATCAACCCATCTGGATCTTCTCCGCGACTGGATATTACTGTAAGTCACATAAgctcttttttctttattttcattAGTTTATTTCCTAACATGCCCTATGTCCATCAGTGTTTGGTTAAGATGAAGTACCAGGTAATTATTCATCATCAATGTTCTAGGTACAAAAGACTGGAAAGTGATAGTTGAATGCTATAACGAGACTTTTAAATGACCCGGTTTTTTGGATTGATGGGCGTGATTGCgtttatgtatttgtatgtttataTTTATGATAGGCAAAAACTGCTGATCCACAAGTTTCAAACAACAGACAGACATCAGCAACTATGACAGCACTTCCTTACAACAGCGGGATCGGCAGCTACCTACATATTGGTAAAGAACAAATTTACGTAACAACATTGTTACATGTAAGCCATTCAGTGGTAGGTATCATTCAAGTAGTCGTTTTTGTATTTGTGCCTTTCTTCATGTCTGTATGTCGTCGTCTACTATTTTGCAATATTTATAGTTGTAGCGTTAAGATCTTCTCTCTGTTATTGCCAATGCAGTTGTGGGCTCATCAGAAGTTAGACTAGGAGATGACCTCCAAATCACCTTGAATCTCAATGCTCCAACTACCACTCGTGATATCACTTATCTGGTGAGTAAAGTTGAACATGTGTCTAGCAGAAGACGTACTTGCCTCTTTCCATGCTTATGCCTTTGTTGGTTCATGTGGTTTAATGAAGGCCCTCTGATGTATGAGCCTGTTTATGTATTCAGATCCAGAGCAGGGGCCAACTGGTGAAACATGGCCGTTTCAGAGTGGCGTTGACGACAATAGCAATGACGTTACCAGTCACCAAAGAAATGCTGCCATCATTCCGCATTATTGCTTACCACCGCGATCGAGTTGAGGTGGTCTCCGACTCTGTCTGGGTGGACGTCATAGACACCTGTATGGGCTCGGTGAGGAGAAGCTGACACCAGTATAGCCGTGTTTTATCCTGTGAAAAAAAATCTCATCTCAAGTATCGGCTTCAGAGCTTTTTCAattgtaaaacaaaaccccttttCTTTTGCCTCAAAACTGTTGTAGTTGAAGTTGGTTCCAGCCTCAGCCCTTCCCTCAGAGCCTCGACAAACATTCCGCTACACCATCACAGGCGACCCAGGAGCCACAGTCGGCCTGGTAGCAGTGGACAAAGGAGTCTACGCTCTCAACAACAAACACCGCCTCACTCAGAGAAAGGCAGTTTCTCCATGttttctttaatttattttatgtatCACTAAAGGCTCATGTATATatcttatatatttataattcaaaACACCGACCCAAACAGTTAAACTGAAGGACGTATAGGTATATGGTCATACAATGGAATAAAATATCAGACTGAAGTTATTGTTTTTCTGCACCCCCTCCAGGTGTGGGATGTAGTGGAGAAGGCTGATACAGGATGCACACCtggtggaggggaggacagCATGAACGTGTTCTATGATGCAGGACTGTTGTTTCAGAGCGACCTTATCGGGACTGCGGACAGACAAGGTACTCCAAACACAAATTGTCACTTTCTCTCCCTTCATAGGAGGgtttcttcctgtgtgtgtgtggggggggggggggagacatctGTGTTAGGTTACACAACCAGAAAGCGAAACCCAGAGCAACTTGGATTAAAAGGATCTGGCATCTAAAATATCGCTGTTCATGTAATTATGCAACCTGTTGGATCAATAGGTCAAAAGGCAATGTTTATTGATGCATTACATACACTAAACTACTATTTTTTTACTCATACAGCATCAGTATTACCAGGTATTTATACAGACCTGGATTAAAAATGACAGACATCAATTTATAGTTGTTTTTAGCACTTTGCTCATGCACGTAGCGCATGCTGGTAGAGGCAGGTGAAAGAAGTTTAATGGGTGGGGCAGAGGGATTCAATGAGACCAATAGACCAATACGAGAGAGATGCTTTTCTCCAGAGTAATGTACAGTGAATACAGAAACAGGTTATTAGGAATTATATTAGGTAAGATTATCTAAGGACATTTGGATCCAAATAAAGACTCTGACTCCTTTCAATATTTAGTATATAGTTTGCAAAATAATCTAGTGATGGCACAGTTtactattttgtttttgttgttatttttaatgtcaTTATTACGTTATGTTTAATATAATACATTGTTCTGTTCCAGTCTTAAAATGTGATGTTTCAACAAGGATGAGGCGTGCCTCTGCTACACTCGATGTTAGAAGTACACTTGGTGAGTAAAATGAAGCCACCAGACAAGTTGTTCTGTATGTAGGGTACACAGCATAGTTCTCTCTCATTAATACCGCGTTCCCTCTAGTTACACGATCAGCATTGTTGATTTAAATATATGCATTCAGATGTGAAAAATCACTATCCTACTACTTTATACTTTTTTATAGTTCACCTCTGCTCTGTTTCCCTCTCAGTGAGTGATTACAAAGACAGCTTGCTGCGCCAGTGTTGTTTGGATGGGATGGCGGAAACGCCGCTATCGTACAGCTGTGAGCGGCGCAGGGAGTACATCTCAGATGGGAAAGCCTGTGCTGATGCCTTCCTCAAGTGCTGCCAAGAGCTAAACCAACGACAAACTGAAAGTAAAACTGCTCGCACGAATTTACTGCGAACGGCTCGTAGTAAGTATAAGGGATTAGTGGTATGGACTTGGATGGCATTGGGTAATCTTTGACACTAGAATTAAAGGCCCTGAGGACTTATCTAGACTGCCTTCGCAAACTACATCATagcggaaaaaaaaagaaaagatgagAACTGAGGAAAAACCCTTTGGAAGAAGATTTCTAAAGAATATgcaaagaaaaaagatttgGAATAAAGAAATTATGTATATTACTATATCTTACCCTTTTCATCCGATCCTTTAGGCGGGCCGAGGGATATTATCTTCAAGGACAGTCTGCAAATTGGTACTCGTACAGGATTTCCTGAAGGTTGGCTATGGGTAGATTACAAACTCCCTCTTTGCCCTGAAAACGATCCTAAATGGTGAGCAACCTGAATCAATTACATAAAGATCTCTTTAACCAGGACGTTGATCTTAGTTGTTCATGTTTTGtgctttgtgattcataattTATTATTGAAACATTTAAGATTAAATATGTAATCCAAATTTGAAAACATATATATAGTTTTTCCCATAATTCAGTAAAACAACATCGTTGGAGAAAAGGACGGCGTTGAAATACTCAATCACCACCTGGCATCTTACTGGAATCAGCCTGTCTCCGACCCATGGTGCCCATTCCTTTCTTTAGCCTGTGCATGTGCCTCGTATCCAACACATCTCAATTCCATGTAGTCTCATCAGCTTTTGTCCTTGTTACCTTCTTATCTGATACATGCTGACATTTTTCCTCTGGTTTCATTGTGGTCACATTACTCATTCCTGTCTCCTCTGTTCGTCTTAAAGGTATCTGTATAGATGACACATTGAAGATAGTTGCCCTGAAGAAATTCTTCATTGATCTTAGACTACCCTATGCAGCTGTCCGTGGAGAACAAATTGAAATAAAGGCAATCCTTCATAACTATTTGTTGGATGATATCACAGTAAGTCTAAATATTATCTGTCTAATTTGTTAACTAAGTTTCCAAAACCACTGTGGGGGTTAAAGGGAATTCAGGGATAAGTACTAATATAATCATACCTATATCTTTATACTCATGATGCTCTTTCGATTGTCCTGTTTTTACTCTCAACCAAAGGTCCTGGTATATCTGAAAGAGGTAACGGATGTGTGCAGTTTAGCGTCAAAGCAAGAGGAGTACACCCAGACAGTCAGCGTGGCTCCCGAGGGCACACGCTCCGTGTCTTTCCTCATAATCCCTATGAGGCATGGCAAGTTTCCTATTGAGGTGAAGGCTTCCGTTGGGGATCTAGAAATCGAAGATGGCGTCAGAAAGGAGCTGCTAGTAGTGGTGAGTAAACGGTTAACggattaatatatattttttataactaTATACTCCTATTGCATTGCGGTGCTACTGACTTCACATGAATTTAACACCATTACAGTTTGATGATTGCAATTCATCCAGACATTTTATTTACTACAATTTCATAAATTTCATTGAATAATGTGTGAGTAAAAACAAGTGTACCTTTTTGATAGCCTGAAGGAATCAAGAAAAAAGTCAAAGTGAATAGAAACCTGAAGGTCAGCAAAGGCCGTAAGTTTTATTCTACTTACCACATTCATATGCtacaaaacacaaatgcacTCCCAAATTACAAGTAATCATGGTGATGATCTGTTTCCAAAACTTTATTCAACTTCCAGAGAGTAAACAGGTGGAGATTATTACAAATCCAATTGATGTGGCAAATATTGTTTCAAACAAACCGACCATTTTAGAAATATATGTTAAAGGTAAGATGCATTAgtcttaaattaattaataaacagtcaaatt
Coding sequences:
- the LOC130379668 gene encoding complement C3-like; translated protein: MHLEILPLSVACLVLFLSSVANGDPLKVLSAPNLLRIGATENIFVECHECSGAAIDVKIYVKTFPAGDSDLDSTTVTLNTDNKFQGFGEIKIPADEFRDDPTLKQYVFLKARFTDGTILKKVVLVSFQSGYIFIQTDKPLYTPNSRVHYRVFGLTSGMKPFGLAYDEDSTININIVTPDDIILSEDPASLTSGVHSGLYVLPEIVSTGMWKVVATFQNNKHHNYSAEFEVKEYVLPSFEVTITPDKPFFYVDDEMLTVDIRATYLFGKEVEGSAYVVFGMIDKNKEKHSFPGSIQRVMVINGIAQATLTRTQIQETCPDIENEVKSSIYVAVTVLTESGSELVEAEKQGINIVASPYTINLKKTPKYFKPTMFFEVLVYVEYPDGSPAADVPVRVDPGDIEVTTTKNGLARVLINPSGSSPRLDITAKTADPQVSNNRQTSATMTALPYNSGIGSYLHIVVGSSEVRLGDDLQITLNLNAPTTTRDITYLIQSRGQLVKHGRFRVALTTIAMTLPVTKEMLPSFRIIAYHRDRVEVVSDSVWVDVIDTCMGSLKLVPASALPSEPRQTFRYTITGDPGATVGLVAVDKGVYALNNKHRLTQRKVWDVVEKADTGCTPGGGEDSMNVFYDAGLLFQSDLIGTADRQVLKCDVSTRMRRASATLDVRSTLVSDYKDSLLRQCCLDGMAETPLSYSCERRREYISDGKACADAFLKCCQELNQRQTESKTARTNLLRTARSGPRDIIFKDSLQIGTRTGFPEGWLWVDYKLPLCPENDPKCKTTSLEKRTALKYSITTWHLTGISLSPTHGICIDDTLKIVALKKFFIDLRLPYAAVRGEQIEIKAILHNYLLDDITVLVYLKEVTDVCSLASKQEEYTQTVSVAPEGTRSVSFLIIPMRHGKFPIEVKASVGDLEIEDGVRKELLVVPEGIKKKVKVNRNLKVSKGQSKQVEIITNPIDVANIVSNKPTILEIYVKGSQVNLLVEKVLSGSSTGRLIRQPRGNGEQNMMSMTLPLIAAMYLGKTKQWDTVGLSKRDDALEYIKTGYRNELAFRKVDGAFSTSIGATGLSWLTSYVAKVFSMAFYLVDIDINIICDAIKWVILRSQQPDGRFMEIGRVMHGEMMGDVRGSDSDASMTAFSLIAIQEARPICEDIVRSMTGSINAAVGYLEGRLPSLTNPYAVAMVSYALANENKLNKEILYRFVSQDSTHWPVANHKLFTLEATAYALLALVKVKEFEDAAPIVKWLNTQRTVEGGYGSTQSTIMVYQAVAEYWVNAKEQEHEMDIEIQVPHRMIPMRINKKYTSWTTWLRGIYPEVKVTATGLGEATLSLVSMYYERLTTNQTSKSCERFELNVELKTDRIAEDGNIYMLKIEILYRDADKDAGMTILDIGLPSGYTPDIADLNQLSRGQDRTISKYVVDRVPSNRGSIIIYLDTVSHTQPEEVAFKIRQTMKVGVLQPATVSVYEFYNPEKHCVKYYHPAGDRVKMQVRCQEDLCKCSREECSMQTKGEINTKERIEKACDPEARIDYVYKVTMESYEEQNSTDVYKMRINQVIKEGSSDKELNDELQTFIGYSHCREILNLELNKSYLIMGRVNDTLSIGGIQYEYVLREKTWIEYWPTELECRTPKYRPTCEGIEDLHLKLVFDGCMEWRYGIMD